Genomic segment of Colletotrichum destructivum chromosome 5, complete sequence:
AGAGAAGCACTCTCATCTTTTGACTCAAAGGCCGTCGTCACGTTCTCGGCAGTTACCGTTGGTTCTTTCAGTCCAGCCAAGACGCTGTCGTAGGCCGGACTTCTGTTGTAGACGAACCATTCCAGGCCAACCAGGGACATGGTCACCCGGCACGGTAAGTTCGAGTGCCTCCCGTTGGTAACTAAAGATGCTTGCTCGGCTTGCTGCTGCGCCGAGGCTTTGATATCTACCTCCCGTACCCGTCGCAGCCAATATCGCCAGGTAACGTAGCCATGCTGGATAAGAAATGTTTCATTGTTGCCGTGGTATCGCAGGCCGGTGAAGAATATGCGCCCCCCGAGGAGAGAGACCTGGAGTGCCTGTATGTCGATGTAAACACGATAGCGGTGCCAAGTGTACGTTCGTATGCCCCACGACAGTAGCGATCCGAAGGCTCGGTTGAAgtagaggaggaagaagacggcacTATACAAGGTAAGCCGAGTATCCGAGTAGTTCAAATCGGTATTACCCACAGGGCACCGCAGATGATCAGGTATGCCAGGAAGGTGCTACATGAAGCAAGCGGTCAGCGAAAGCGCAAAGATACACCAACCTCAGGGTGCAGACTACCCATTGAAACTCGGCGTTTCCGTTGGCGTTGGATTCGGTTCGCCGTCTGTCGGCATGATGTCGGTAGTGGTTGTCGCGCGATGCTTCAACTACAGCAGGCCGAAGCTGCTAACATCAACGTCGGAGCAGTGCCAGTCAACCCACTTCCATGTCTCGAGAAGTCGCGTTTGTCGCTCGGTGTCTCGGTGTCCCGGGGAAGATTCGTTGTTGGTATTTTCTGGGCCGCGTGCGATGGATGCTAGCAATCCGCGGAGAGTGTCATTGGAGGTACCAATGTCAATCGAGGAGAGGGGtggctgttgctgttgttgttcgtTGCTGAGACGAGGATCGGTCGAGGGTGCGTGTTGTTGAGTTGAGCAGGACACAGacgcagatgcagatgcgGTTGAGGATGGATCACAGGCCAGCAGGCATCGCAGATACACCTTAgcagtactctgtacattGAATTGGCAGTCGCATTCAAAGTCGCGCCGAGCCAtccctacctaggtatctgACGAGTAACGACAGGGCCGGGTGTCTCGCGCTAATGACAACCCGCGTCCCGTCCAGTCGCAGCGAGCTGGTCGAAGCTTccacaacccccccccccagcaTGTCAATTTACCTAGGTGGGCCGCAGAAGTCACCGGGGTGCCAGCCATCCCACATGCCCAAGCACGCTGTGAAACTGAGCTTCAGGGAACGTGCCGGTGACCTCACTAACAATTAATGCATtctaccttacctaggtaggtaactTTAGGTACTCATTGGACGGAACGCAGCCCGCGAGCATGATGTGCAGCTGTGTGGTAGGTTAATTACGAGCTCTGCCTACAAATGCCTAGCTGCCTAGGTACGCCGCACCACGCATACGTACTTCACACATCAGTCACGAGCAACACACTTATCGCAACCTGCAGCacggccatcgtcatcccTCCCTCACTTTTCCACGCATGCTCTcgccttttccccctttggTACCGACAACGTCGACTGAAACTTGCCTTACCTCTGAAGTGCTTGACTTTTTTGCCTCGAACCCGATTCCGACCTTGATAGCCATGTCCTAGACGGCGTTCCACAAACAAGATCCCAAATCCTACGCCGCGTAACGGGCCGCAGGCAGTCATGATGGCGGGCGGCACTGGCGAGAAGCTCACCACGGCGACCATCATCGTTGCTGGCGTCGCCGCTCTGATAGCCACGTTTCTGTCGGCTGTGTAAGTACTTGCCATGGCTATGGAGCAAACAGCAAACGCAACTCGGGCTAACAAGCAACCCGCAGGTCCATTTTCCTCCAAGCGTACGCTCTCTCTTGCCACTCTCCCCCCCGCGGCCGACTACGGTTAACAACATTGTAGGAAAAACTACCGAAAACCACTCCTCCAGCGATACGTTGTCCGGATCCTACTCATGTACGTTTCCCTTGCCGGGGAGTGAACACATGATTATTTACGGGCCTGACTGTTCTAGGGTCCCCATTTACTCGATCGCGTCCTGGACAAGCATGATCTCTATCAAAGCCGCCTCTTTCCTTGACCCCGTCCGAGATATCTATGAGGTACGCCTTTCTGTTCTGTCTCAAAGCTGCAGGGTCTAACCGAAACAGGCCTTTACCATCTATACCTTCTTCCAGCTCCTCATCAACTATCTTAGCGGAGAACGAGCCCTGATCATCATGACCCACGGCCGCGAACCAGTTTCCCATCTGTGGCCTCTCAACCATGTGCTGCCACGCGTAGACATATCGGACCCTCACACGTTCCTGGCAATCAAGCGTGGCATCCTTCAGTACGCATGGCTGAAGCCCATTCTGGCCTTAGCTGCAGTCATTATGAAGGCCACGGGAACCTATCAGGAGGGTTACATTGGCGTCGAATCGGGCTACCTCTGGAGCGGTATTATCTACAACATCAGTGTGACGGTGAGCCTGTACTCCCTTGGTCTGTTCTGGGTTTGTATGCACAACGACCTTTTGCCCTTCCGCCCCGTACCCAAGTTCCTGTGCATCAAACTCATCATCTTCGCCTCTTACTGGCAAGGATTTTTTCTTTCTATTCTTGTCTGGCTGGGTGCTATTCCAGACAGCGTCGAGGGATATACCCCCGACAACCTGGCCGCTGCTATTCAAGATGCGCTTATTTGTATCGAGATGCCGGCTTTCGCCATCGCTCACTGGTACGCCTTCTCGTGGCACGATTTTGCCGACAATAGCATCTCATCCGCGAGAATGCCTGTCAAATTCGCCCTGCGCGATGCATTTGGCATTAGGGATCTCATCGAAGACTCAAAAGAGACGTTCACCGGCGACAAGTACGGATACCGCTTTTTCGACTCGGGAGACAAAATTATGGCACATGAGGAGTCGCGTGCTAGACTAGGCAGGCTCGACGAAGGCATGCGGTACACCAGGGGCGGTAAAGCGAAGTATTGGATTCCGACACCCGGTCAGGTGGACCGTCAGACGAACCGTGACTTGAATGAGCGGGATCCTTTACTTCAGGGAACTGCGGGCGGGCCGAGCGAGGAGTACAACtacgccaacggcaccttTAACGAAGATCTCGCCAACGACCCGCAGATAGATTCTGACGACGAACGGCTCTTTGACAAAGCACGCGAGCTAGAGTTTGGCGACTGGAACGTGAGTGGGAACCCCGTCTCGACGCGTGCCCTGGCTGACAAGCTGCAGTATCCCGTCATTACTGCGAATGAGCCGTTGAGCAAGCGGTATATGTCCTCTCAGGGAAGCCTGGGCTTCCATTCCGACCCCCGATCGACGGTCGAACGTCTGCGGGTATCAGCACGAAACAGCGAGCCGGCTGTCGTTGCCagcaaaaaga
This window contains:
- a CDS encoding Putative organic solute transporter subunit alpha/Transmembrane protein, encoding MMAGGTGEKLTTATIIVAGVAALIATFLSAVSIFLQAKNYRKPLLQRYVVRILLMVPIYSIASWTSMISIKAASFLDPVRDIYEAFTIYTFFQLLINYLSGERALIIMTHGREPVSHLWPLNHVLPRVDISDPHTFLAIKRGILQYAWLKPILALAAVIMKATGTYQEGYIGVESGYLWSGIIYNISVTVSLYSLGLFWVCMHNDLLPFRPVPKFLCIKLIIFASYWQGFFLSILVWLGAIPDSVEGYTPDNLAAAIQDALICIEMPAFAIAHWYAFSWHDFADNSISSARMPVKFALRDAFGIRDLIEDSKETFTGDKYGYRFFDSGDKIMAHEESRARLGRLDEGMRYTRGGKAKYWIPTPGQVDRQTNRDLNERDPLLQGTAGGPSEEYNYANGTFNEDLANDPQIDSDDERLFDKARELEFGDWNYPVITANEPLSKRYMSSQGSLGFHSDPRSTVERLRVSARNSEPAVVASKKKKKKQKQLAAETPGATSSPDRSGSGSSSKPHSPAPRPAKPAAETEEDTEPRPSTQRQHSHPEESPLLQEAMTSPWAESEQEDDFNKNFGVGDDEEFKNVWSGSEPSQSR